Proteins encoded in a region of the Trypanosoma brucei brucei TREU927 chromosome 5, complete sequence genome:
- a CDS encoding major vault protein, putative (similar to Major vault protein alpha (MVP-alpha). (Swiss-Prot:P34118) [Dictyostelium discoideum]; similar to Major vault protein (MVP) (Lung resistance-related protein) (Swiss-Prot:Q14764) [Homo sapiens]), which translates to MSDIIRIKRHFYVHLLNNNTNVTKCMLGPQVYTRKEHERCLFEPRQCVVVPPGHYCVVQNPCVRGEDNIPKVGESEEVQLRMGEKEIRFEQPPFPLLPGEELLTVDGEWLFKLKVIPSNKGYHVRCTRDFVDSTRVSVRAGEQWIVEGPQTFIPRVEVEELGEVEALTVESNTAIKLRARLNFTDRQGVARVAGEEWLHRTSGAYLPAYEEEFVSYVRGAVLTEKEAIHLRALRNFTDVYGKARKAGEQWMITHKMSSTHIPDVNEVITATVNAIILSKNQYCIVKDPVGDEGINQFGKREVRKGECSFFLRPGESLVGEVQSMNAIGKNEALLLQALEKFEDCGGTVRMPGEKWLLRGATEYIPRVDVCVLERRGVIALDKNEGIYVMNTTTGEVRTVIGEPYMLKEHEVLWEKDLSPDVEELLACPTGCCRCSERDPNFTSSRVKHRIIRFNVQHNAAVQIYDYKQKKPRVVLGPNLVMLSPDEEFTVLSLSGGKPKALNSLLALQLFLGPRFSSDTIVVETSDHARLQLSLSYNWHFDVNRENPDAKIFSVPDFVGDCCKTIASRVRGAVAAEDFDSFHRNSAKIIREAVFGRDGNGHVRNSLRFSANNLVVTNIDIQSVEPTDAKTRDSLQKSVQLAIEITTKSQEAAARHGKERKDQEARGRLERQKLVDKIEVERTKTQWLELQAQSEVVQASGQAVAEAKAKAESLLIEADTELKQAEMRAKALRITAASDLAKQKQQQDLELEFAKRQNELEIVKARELAQTEVERIQRMVSAIGRQTLVSIAQAGPEMQAKLLGGLGLKGYLITDGKTPVNLFNTAQGMLGGQTTETKS; encoded by the coding sequence ATGAGTGATATCATACGAATTAAACGTCATTTTTACGTTCATTTgctgaacaacaacacaaatgtCACTAAATGTATGCTGGGGCCGCAGGTGTACACACGTAAGGAGCACGAACGATGTCTTTTCGAACCGCGGCAATGTGTCGTGGTGCCTCCAGGCCACTATTGTGTTGTGCAGAACCCGTGCGTGCGTGGCGAAGACAACATCCCAAAGGTCGGGGAAAGTGAGGAGGTGCAGTTACGCATGGGCGAGAAAGAAATACGATTTGAACAACCTCCGTTCCCTCTATTGCCTGGGGAAGAGCTTTTAACTGTTGATGGGGAATGGCTCTTCAAGTTAAAGGTGATTCCCTCCAACAAAGGTTACCATGTTCGTTGTACGCGTGATTTTGTCGATAGTACACGGGTGTCAGTGCGGGCGGGTGAACAATGGATTGTGGAGGGCCCGCAGACATTTATTCCCCGCGTGGAAGTGGAGGAGCTTGGGGAGGTTGAGGCACTTACTGTGGAATCAAACACTGCCATTAAGCTCCGGGCGCGGCTCAACTTTACTGACCGACAAGGCGTTGCGCGTGTGGCTGGGGAAGAGTGGCTGCATCGAACCAGTGGTGCTTATCTTCCTGCATACGAGGAGGAATTTGTGAGTTACGTTAGGGGTGCTGTTTTGACTGAGAAGGAGGCAATCCACCTAAGGGCTCTACGCAACTTTACTGATGTGTACGGTAAAGCACGTAAAGCAGGAGAGCAGTGGATGATTACGCATAAAATGTCCTCTACGCACATCCCTGATGTAAACGAGGTAATCACCGCCACCGTGAATGCCATTATATTAAGCAAGAACCAGTACTGTATCGTTAAGGACCCTGTTGGAGATGAAGGCATCAACCAGTTCGGTAAAAGAGAAGTCCGCAAAGGGGAGTGCAGCTTTTTCCTGAGGCCCGGTGAGAGTCTGGTGGGTGAGGTTCAGTCAATGAACGCTATCGGGAAGAATGAGGCACTACTTTTGCAGGCTTTGGAAAAGTTTGAGGATTGTGGCGGCACTGTTCGCATGCCGGGTGAGAAATGGCTGCTCCGCGGTGCCACTGAGTATATTCCTAGAGTGGATGTTTGCGTGCTGGAGCGACGAGGTGTGATTGCACTGGACAAAAATGAAGGCATTTATGTCATGAACACCACTACGGGTGAAGTCCGCACTGTTATCGGAGAGCCTTACATGCTCAAGGAGCACGAGGTGCTATGGGAGAAGGATCTTTCTCCTGATGTGGAAGAACTTCTTGCATGCCCTACGGggtgctgccgctgcagtgAGCGGGATCCTAACTTTACCAGTTCGCGTGTGAAACATCGTATCATTCGCTTCAACGTTCAACACAACGCGGCGGTACAGATTTATGAttacaagcaaaagaaaccTCGCGTAGTGCTCGGTCCGAACCTTGTTATGCTATCCCCCGATGAGGAGTTTACTGTATTGTCACTCAGTGGGGGAAAACCAAAAGCACTAAATTCGCTTCTCGCTCTACAGCTCTTTTTGGGTCCTCGTTTCTCCAGTGACACGATTGTTGTGGAAACCTCTGACCATGCACGTTTGCAACTTAGTCTTTCGTATAACTGGCATTTTGATGTGAATCGAGAGAATCCTGATGCCAAGATATTTTCCGTGCCTGATTTTGTTGGGGATTGCTGCAAAACTATCGCGTCTCGCGTTCGTGGGGCTGTTGCTGCGGAGGACTTTGACTCTTTCCATCGTAATTCTGCGAAGATAATTCGTGAGGCTGTGTTTGGTCGCGATGGCAATGGCCATGTGAGGAACTCACTTCGCTTCTCTGCCAACAACCTCGTCGTAACGAACATTGACATTCAATCAGTGGAACCCACTGATGCGAAGACGCGGGACAGTCTACAGAAATCTGTGCAGCTGGCCATAGAAATAACGACCAAATCCCAGGAGGCTGCGGCACGGCACGGGAAGGAGCGGAAGGACCAGGAGGCTCGGGGAAGGCTTGAGCGACAGAAACTCGTCGATAAAATTGAAGTGGAGCGGACCAAAACACAGTGGCTTGAACTGCAGGCGCAGAGTGAGGTTGTTCAGGCGAGTGGGCAGGCAGTAGCGGAGGCGAAGGCGAAGGCGGAGTCACTTCTCATTGAGGCGGACACAGAGCTGAAGCAAGCGGAGATGAGGGCAAAAGCGCTCCGTATCACAGCGGCGTCAGACCTcgcaaagcaaaagcaacagcaagatCTCGAGCTGGAGTTTGCAAAGCGTCAGAACGAGCTGGAAATCGTAAAGGCCCGTGAGCTCGCCCAAACGGAAGTTGAGAGGATTCAACGGATGGTAAGTGCCATTGGGAGACAGACGCTTGTATCGATCGCACAGGCCGGCCCCGAAATGCAAGCGAAACTGCTCGGTGGGTTGGGGTTGAAGGGCTACTTGATCACAGATGGAAAAACGCCGGTGAACCTGTTTAACACTGCGCAAGGGATGCTTGGGGGCCAAACAACCGAGACAAAGTCATAA
- a CDS encoding paraflagellar rod component Par4, putative (similar to GP:2865631: paraflagellar rod component Par4 {Trypanosoma cruzi}(PMID:9705323) similar to GP:27977392: paraflagellar rod protein 4 {Leishmania mexicana}) gives MAPKRGRKKGNKEVSAEILRMQQLRAQEAEGEEIQKRENERRDREEQEERITLWKEEQVRILREKEGKVKELMAKVEQLTATLREERMASEVQVEQLVLMRDTLLNEVGLLRLEVEEKQKLLVQEKHTAELQLNNLRAETEKTISSIECDNENLRVELRVAKEDHSEYRIKMEARMDEKEGEIRSHALTIAGLQRELEKAISMNRSMQEVVETREADDRKNVALMQMLNAQIEENKRRYEEQLEEEQRQASIEREKYLQLEAKCSRFEDEVEALKKENTDIKMNSDVVLRDYKQQLEQVKHDSQYLSGELQTIHEKRAVENEEMQNEREKLEKELEATFVELESNQRRMEELEHLLRRKERENFDKITFLNAQIANNRTATSQLQQKLLSERRAYEIEISRTTEEAKEKERELDTARQLVAQSKDGAKEREAKLLSDIAVLKSQHLQLQATLQGSQNTLDTAVAAKDGEIARLRRLLDAHFIPHRNTIEGEVETHEGTIAILSEKISELTREMEVREQLALETETQLKARIFNQEEVIDALREDLRVCESRRREELRSSEDEVSRLKKTLEVHFIPYEM, from the coding sequence ATGGCTCcgaagaggggaaggaagaagggtaACAAGGAGGTGAGTGCGGAGATTCTCCGCATGCAACAGCTCCGCGCACAAGAAGCCGAGGGGGAGGAAATCCAGAAGCGTGAGAATGAGCGCCGTGACCGAGAGGAGCAGGAGGAACGCATAACTCTGTGGAAGGAGGAACAGGTTCGAATTCTCcgtgagaaggaaggaaaagtgaaggagCTCATGGCCAAGGTGGAGCAACTGACTGCTACGTTAAGGGAGGAGCGTATGGCATCCGAGGTCCAGGTTGAGCAATTAGTGCTCATGCGTGACACATTGCTGAATGAGGTGGGTCTGTTGCGattggaggtggaggagaaacagaaacttCTCGTACAGGAAAAGCACACAGCGGAGTTGCAATTGAACAATCTTCGTGCAGAAACTGAAAAAACAATCAGTTCAATCGAGTGCGATAATGAGAATCTCCGTGTAGAACTGCGCGTTGCGAAGGAGGATCATTCGGAGTACCGAATAAAAATGGAGGCGCGTATGGAcgagaaggagggggagatACGCAGTCATGCGTTGACGATTGCTGGTTTGCAACGGGAACTCGAAAAGGCAATATCGATGAACCGTTCGATGCAGGAGGTTGTAGAAACACGGGAGGCAGATGACAGGAAAAATGTCGCCTTGATGCAGATGCTCAATGCGCaaattgaagaaaacaaacgccGTTACGAAGAGCAACTTGAGGAGGAACAGCGGCAGGCAAGCAtcgaaagggaaaagtaccTTCAGCTAGAGGCAAAGTGCTCTCGGTTCGAGGATGAGGTAGAAGCATTGAAGAAAGAGAACACTGACATAAAAATGAACTCAGATGTGGTGTTACGTGATTATAAGCAGCAATTGGAACAAGTCAAGCATGATTCGCAGTACCTCTCTGGAGAGCTACAAACCATCCACGAAAAACGTGCTGTGGAAAACGAGGAGATGCAGAACGAGAGGGAGAAACTCGAAAAGGAGTTGGAGGCCACGTTCGTTGAGCTTGAGAGCAATCAAAGACGAATGGAGGAACTTGAGCATTTGTTGCGGCGGAAGGAACGAGAAAACTTCGACAAAATAACATTTCTTAACGCCCAAATAGCCAATAACCGGACTGCCACTTCCCAGCTTCAACAAAAACTTCTGAGCGAGCGAAGGGCTTATGAGATCGAAATATCGCGGACGACCGAAGAGgcaaaggagaaagaaagggaacttGACACTGCGCGCCAGCTAGTCGCACAAAGTAAGGACGGGGCAAAAGAACGGGAGGCGAAACTTCTTTCAGACATCGCAGTGCTAAAATCACAACACTTACAGCTGCAAGCAACACTGCAAGGGAGCCAAAACACACTCGATACAGCAGTGGCGGCGAAAGATGGGGAAATCGCGAGACTGCGCCGCCTCCTTGACGCGCACTTCATCCCCCACAGGAATACGATCGAGGGGGAGGTGGAGACGCATGAGGGAACGATAGCAATATTATCCGAGAAGATCTCTGAACTGACGCGCGAAATGGAGGTGCGGGAGCAGCTGGCTCTTGAAACTGAAACACAACTGAAGGCCCGCATTTTCAACCAAGAGGAGGTAATTGACGCACTCCGGGAGGATTTGCGTGTTTGTGAGTCGCGGCGCCGAGAGGAGCTTCGTTCTTCGGAAGATGAAGTTTCCCGCCTGAAGAAGACGCTCGAGGTTCACTTTATACCATATGAGATGTAG
- a CDS encoding ADP-ribosylation factor, putative (similar to GTP-binding protein SAR1B. (Swiss-Prot:Q01474) [Arabidopsis thaliana]) has translation MGLFSWFWDMLSFLGFTNKTGKILFLGLDNAGKTTLLGKLATDQVHVHRPTFHPNVEELTLGGIKLKTIDMGGHLEARRLWKDYFTKVDGVVFIVDAANPERFQEAKQELDMLLQTEELAKTPFIILGNKIDLPRAVSEDHLITAMGLTGLSTGKQNKVTDPAVRPLEVFMCSVVKKVGYGDAFRWISQYLQNS, from the coding sequence ATGGGGCTGTTTTCGTGGTTTTGGGACATGCTGTCCTTCCTTGGCTTCACAAATAAGACAGGcaaaattttgtttcttgggCTTGATAATGCCGGGAAGACGACACTACTTGGAAAGCTTGCTACTGACCAGGTGCATGTTCACAGGCCCACCTTCCACCCAAACGTCGAGGAACTTACCCTCGGTGGAATTAAGCTCAAGACTATTGATATGGGTGGCCATCTGGAAGCGCGTCGCCTATGGAAGGATTACTTCACTAAAGTGGACGGTGTCGTTTTCATTGTGGATGCTGCCAACCCTGAGCGCTTCCAAGAGGCGAAGCAAGAActtgacatgcttttgcaaaCAGAAGAGCTTGCCAAGACgccgtttattattcttggAAACAAAATCGATTTACCACGTGCTGTATCAGAGGATCACCTTATTACAGCCATGGGGTTAACAGGACTTTCCACCGGTAAGCAAAACAAGGTGACTGACCCTGCTGTGAGACCCCTTGAAGTGTTTATGTGCAGTGTTGTCAAGAAAGTTGGTTATGGTGATGCCTTCAGATGGATATCACAGTACCTTCAAAATTCTTAG
- a CDS encoding elongation of very long chain fatty acids protein, putative (similar to Elongation of very long chain fatty acids protein 2. (Swiss-Prot:Q9JLJ4) [Mus musculus]) has protein sequence MMDCRDASACQGVGSLCFFPYLNPLVSWHALVLGHLLYLFVVFVMRSIMRGRRALNMSRVLVVYNVLQICLSAAMAINLSPPLKNGVFNLSGKFCPDIEFWMFVHYCSKYIDMLDTVFILCKKKEDQLSFLHVYHHCTIGLIWGILLRNGLANGTAFFGTWINSSVHFLMYSHYLWTSLGYRNPFKFLLTKIQMLQFSLCILHAILVTLLDTQFTLGWNLLQLLYNASLLVLFLNFYMNSRGKGCAIEKKPQ, from the coding sequence ATGATGGACTGCAGAGATGCTTCGGCATGTCAGGGAGTGGGttctctctgttttttcccATATCTTAATCCTTTGGTTTCATGGCACGCGTTAGTATTGGGACAtttactttatttgtttgtcgtGTTTGTCATGAGAAGTATTATGCGGGGCAGGCGCGCCTTAAACATGAGTAGGGTGTTGGTCGTTTACAACGTGCTCCAGATATGCCTATCGGCCGCAATGGCGATTAACCTGTCACCGCCTTTGAAAAATGGCGTCTTTAACCTGAGTGGTAAATTTTGCCCGGATATAGAGTTTTGGATGTTCGTTCACTACTGCAGCAAGTACATTGATATGCTGGATACCGTTTTCATACtttgcaagaaaaaagaggatcaACTGTCGTTCTTGCACGTATATCATCACTGTACGATTGGTCTTATTTGGGGAATTTTGTTGAGAAACGGACTTGCAAACGGGACGGCGTTTTTTGGGACTTGGATAAATTCTTCCGTTCATTTTTTGATGTATTCACACTACCTCTGGACATCTTTGGGGTATAGGAATCCGTTTAAATTTCTGCTAACCAAGATTCAAATGTTGCAGTTTTCTCTTTGTATTCTTCATGCTATTTTGGTCACGTTACTTGACACTCAGTTTACTTTAGGGTGGAACCTGCTGCAATTATTGTACAATGCCTCACTtctggttttgtttttaaatttttacaTGAATTCGAGGGGAAAAGGTTGTGctatagaaaaaaaaccacaatGA